The Apium graveolens cultivar Ventura chromosome 11, ASM990537v1, whole genome shotgun sequence genome has a window encoding:
- the LOC141698146 gene encoding U-box domain-containing protein 15 isoform X2 → MVAANYACPNNNNNIMMDQHRDQSHVINELIGVIAYVKAIADFRITQKTPSCCLIRRLKLLIPLLQEIRDLDSPLPDECFICLRKFHKAFHSARKLLKACSVGSKIYLAFESEGVMIRFKSVYQKICQALDGLPQDKLALSEQVKKQVKLIREQLRRAKTRSDSQDMELAMDMMVVLSTENDRNADSASIDRLANKLGLRTVEDLNTETAAVRKLVKERRGHNAEATKQTLDILRKFRRFAGMDDKNIFEEPVAPKALNKSPSIATPHEFLCPISLEIMTDPVIISTGQTYERYSIQQWLDSGHRTCPKSGQPLDHLTLAPNFALKNLILQWCEKYNIELPKNDAARPPTSPEKASTEPENRMLTLLTNLSSSQLDVQRKSVIKIRKLSKESPESRVLIAKNGGIPPLVQLLSYPDSKIQENAVTALLNLSIDEENKILISKEEPIAPIIEILQNGTIGAKENSAVALFSLSMLDENKSTIGALDGIPPLIELLRTGTIRGIMAPLLQILKDNHLDMIDETLSILLLLSSHPEGRQEIGQLSFVETLVNFIRDGTPKNKECASAVLLELGVHNSNLLLAALQYGVYEHLVEVAKSGTDRAQRKANSILQQISNSEQI, encoded by the exons ATGGTGGCGGCGAATTACGCATgcccaaataataataataatataatgatGGATCAGCATAGAGATCAATCTCATGTAATTAATGAGTTGATTGGTGTAATTGCATATGTTAAGGCCATTGCGGATTTTCGTATCACTCAAAAAACACCAAGTTGCTGTCTCATTCGGAGGCTAAAGCTTTTAATACCTTTGTTACAAGAGATTAGGGACCTTGACTCACCACTTCCGGATGAATGTTTCATTTGTTTGCGTAAATTCCACAAGGCATTTCATTCTGCCAGGAAATTGTTGAAGGCCTGTAGTGTTGGAAGCAAGATTTATCTG GCATTTGAGAGTGAAGGCGTGATGATTAGATTTAAGTCTGTTTACCAGAAAATTTGTCAAGCTTTGGATGGCCTGCCACAGGACAAACTTGCCTTATCGGAACAAGTGAAAAAACAg GTTaaattgattcgggagcaactgAGAAGGGCGAAGACACGGAGTGATAGTCAGGACATGGAGCTAGCTATGGATATGATGGTTGTACTTTCCACAGAAAATGATCGAAATGCAGACAGTGCAAGTATAGATCGGTTAGCAAACAAGTTGGGCCTCAGAACAGTCGAGGACCTGAACACCGAAACTGCAGCGGTGAGAAAACTTGTTAAAGAAAGACGTGGACATAATGCTGAGGCAACTAAACAGACCTTAGATATTTTGAGAAAATTTAGAAGATTTGCCGGGATGGACGACAAAAATATTTTTGAAGAGCCTGTTGCACCTAAAGCTCTCAACAAATCCCCCTCTATAGCAACTCCTCATGAATTCCTTTGTCCGATCTCACTAGAGATTATGACAGATCCTGTTATTATTTCAACTGGACAG ACATATGAGAGATACAGCATACAACAGTGGTTGGATTCTGGTCACCGGACCTGCCCAAAATCTGGTCAACCTTTGGATCACTTGACATTAGCGCCAAATTTTGCTCTGAAAAATTTAATCTTGCAGTGGTGTGAGAAATACAATATTGAACTTCCCAAAAATGATGCAGCCAGACCCCCTACAAGCCCTGAAAAGGCATCTACTGAACCCGAAAATAGAATGTTGACATTGCTTACAAACCTATCTTCAAGTCAGTTAGATGTGCAAAGAAAATCCGTGATAAAGATTCGCAAGCTTTCAAAAGAAAGTCCTGAGAGCAGGGTTTTGATAGCCAAGAATGGGGGAATCCCACCATTGGTCCAACTTTTGTCATATCCTGATTCCAAAATTCAAGAAAATGCAGTAACAGCTCTCTTGAACTTGTCGATTGATGAAGAAAACAAGATACTCATATCTAAAGAAGAACCAATTGCACCTATAATTGAAATTTTGCAGAATGGAACTATTGGAGCCAAGGAGAATTCTGCTGTGGCACTATTCAGTTTATCAATGCTAGATGAGAATAAATCAACAATAGGGGCATTAGATGGTATTCCACCACTGATAGAATTACTGAGAACCGGAACAATCAGAG GTATTATGGCACCTTTGCTCCAGATACTAAAGGACAATCACTTGGACATGATAGACGAGACGTTATCCATACTGCTACTTCTTTCATCACATCCAGAGGGGAGGCAAGAAATCGGACAGCTTTCATTTGTAGAAACACTTGTTAATTTTATAAGGGACGGGACTCCAAAGAATAAGGAATGTGCATCTGCTGTTCTTCTAGAGTTGGGCGTACATAACTCTAATCTCCTTCTTGCTGCATTACAGTATGGCGTTTACGAGCATTTAGTTGAGGTAGCTAAAAGTGGAACGGACCGTGCTCAAAGGAAAGCAAACTCAATTTTACAGCAAATTAGTAATTCTGAGCAGATTTAA
- the LOC141698146 gene encoding U-box domain-containing protein 15 isoform X1, translated as MVAANYACPNNNNNIMMDQHRDQSHVINELIGVIAYVKAIADFRITQKTPSCCLIRRLKLLIPLLQEIRDLDSPLPDECFICLRKFHKAFHSARKLLKACSVGSKIYLAFESEGVMIRFKSVYQKICQALDGLPQDKLALSEQVKKQVKLIREQLRRAKTRSDSQDMELAMDMMVVLSTENDRNADSASIDRLANKLGLRTVEDLNTETAAVRKLVKERRGHNAEATKQTLDILRKFRRFAGMDDKNIFEEPVAPKALNKSPSIATPHEFLCPISLEIMTDPVIISTGQTYERYSIQQWLDSGHRTCPKSGQPLDHLTLAPNFALKNLILQWCEKYNIELPKNDAARPPTSPEKASTEPENRMLTLLTNLSSSQLDVQRKSVIKIRKLSKESPESRVLIAKNGGIPPLVQLLSYPDSKIQENAVTALLNLSIDEENKILISKEEPIAPIIEILQNGTIGAKENSAVALFSLSMLDENKSTIGALDGIPPLIELLRTGTIRGKKDAVTALFNLALGHANKSRAIEAGIMAPLLQILKDNHLDMIDETLSILLLLSSHPEGRQEIGQLSFVETLVNFIRDGTPKNKECASAVLLELGVHNSNLLLAALQYGVYEHLVEVAKSGTDRAQRKANSILQQISNSEQI; from the exons ATGGTGGCGGCGAATTACGCATgcccaaataataataataatataatgatGGATCAGCATAGAGATCAATCTCATGTAATTAATGAGTTGATTGGTGTAATTGCATATGTTAAGGCCATTGCGGATTTTCGTATCACTCAAAAAACACCAAGTTGCTGTCTCATTCGGAGGCTAAAGCTTTTAATACCTTTGTTACAAGAGATTAGGGACCTTGACTCACCACTTCCGGATGAATGTTTCATTTGTTTGCGTAAATTCCACAAGGCATTTCATTCTGCCAGGAAATTGTTGAAGGCCTGTAGTGTTGGAAGCAAGATTTATCTG GCATTTGAGAGTGAAGGCGTGATGATTAGATTTAAGTCTGTTTACCAGAAAATTTGTCAAGCTTTGGATGGCCTGCCACAGGACAAACTTGCCTTATCGGAACAAGTGAAAAAACAg GTTaaattgattcgggagcaactgAGAAGGGCGAAGACACGGAGTGATAGTCAGGACATGGAGCTAGCTATGGATATGATGGTTGTACTTTCCACAGAAAATGATCGAAATGCAGACAGTGCAAGTATAGATCGGTTAGCAAACAAGTTGGGCCTCAGAACAGTCGAGGACCTGAACACCGAAACTGCAGCGGTGAGAAAACTTGTTAAAGAAAGACGTGGACATAATGCTGAGGCAACTAAACAGACCTTAGATATTTTGAGAAAATTTAGAAGATTTGCCGGGATGGACGACAAAAATATTTTTGAAGAGCCTGTTGCACCTAAAGCTCTCAACAAATCCCCCTCTATAGCAACTCCTCATGAATTCCTTTGTCCGATCTCACTAGAGATTATGACAGATCCTGTTATTATTTCAACTGGACAG ACATATGAGAGATACAGCATACAACAGTGGTTGGATTCTGGTCACCGGACCTGCCCAAAATCTGGTCAACCTTTGGATCACTTGACATTAGCGCCAAATTTTGCTCTGAAAAATTTAATCTTGCAGTGGTGTGAGAAATACAATATTGAACTTCCCAAAAATGATGCAGCCAGACCCCCTACAAGCCCTGAAAAGGCATCTACTGAACCCGAAAATAGAATGTTGACATTGCTTACAAACCTATCTTCAAGTCAGTTAGATGTGCAAAGAAAATCCGTGATAAAGATTCGCAAGCTTTCAAAAGAAAGTCCTGAGAGCAGGGTTTTGATAGCCAAGAATGGGGGAATCCCACCATTGGTCCAACTTTTGTCATATCCTGATTCCAAAATTCAAGAAAATGCAGTAACAGCTCTCTTGAACTTGTCGATTGATGAAGAAAACAAGATACTCATATCTAAAGAAGAACCAATTGCACCTATAATTGAAATTTTGCAGAATGGAACTATTGGAGCCAAGGAGAATTCTGCTGTGGCACTATTCAGTTTATCAATGCTAGATGAGAATAAATCAACAATAGGGGCATTAGATGGTATTCCACCACTGATAGAATTACTGAGAACCGGAACAATCAGAGGTAAGAAAGATGCTGTCACTGCACTATTTAATCTTGCTCTCGGACATGCAAATAAGTCGAGGGCCATTGAAGCAGGTATTATGGCACCTTTGCTCCAGATACTAAAGGACAATCACTTGGACATGATAGACGAGACGTTATCCATACTGCTACTTCTTTCATCACATCCAGAGGGGAGGCAAGAAATCGGACAGCTTTCATTTGTAGAAACACTTGTTAATTTTATAAGGGACGGGACTCCAAAGAATAAGGAATGTGCATCTGCTGTTCTTCTAGAGTTGGGCGTACATAACTCTAATCTCCTTCTTGCTGCATTACAGTATGGCGTTTACGAGCATTTAGTTGAGGTAGCTAAAAGTGGAACGGACCGTGCTCAAAGGAAAGCAAACTCAATTTTACAGCAAATTAGTAATTCTGAGCAGATTTAA